GACGATGGTCTGGCCTGGCCAGAGAAAGGGAATAACGCCCAGACAGAAGAGGCCTGTAAtgcctctcttcctccactgGGGACATCCGAAACccttcacacacagaacacTCCCTTCGCCCTGCACCTCCCTCCCAGGTCCCGTCTTCTCCGCATCGCTGATTAACGGGCTGCTTCACAGCGTTGTGTACACAGGAAGAAGGTTTTGCCATAAAATCTGTTGTTGCTTGAAGTTCGGACGACCAATCGCCTCACTAACAAAGTAATCTGTAACTATACTTATAGCTGATTCATTGTTTGATTGTGTCTGCACGCAAAAATGCCAAATGTTTACTGGTACTGGCTGCTCAGAGGATTTCTACGTTTCTCTGTTTTGGTAAACTGATGGACACAGAATGATCTAGAccttaattgattaattaagaAATGCTCAGCAGGTTAATTGATATCTTTTTATAGttatgcttgtgttttttttttattttaaagaaccCGAGGGGAAAGGTTAGCGTATCTTCATGAGGGGTGATAAATGTAAGCCATCGCTCTTGTGTTgtttgtaaaaagaaaaacttgAAGTGCCTTCTTTCATTCCTGCTTGTTTAAACCTTTCtctatgtgtgtatatgtgttccTGTATTGTATTGGTCATACACACCGTGTCCTGATCATCATGCTTGATGTGGTACAGATGTTCTCATCAGAGCGATACTACAGCTGTATGTGCGTCCCCGTGGGACACGATGGGCTCGCTGCTGTCTGAAATTCAGACCCCCTCAGCATGTGTTCTCTAACTTATTTTCAGTGTGTTCTTGTGACAGTGAGCCAAGTGTTCAATGCTAACTGTAAGCGTTGTGCCACAAAATGCTTCAGATACTGCTCAAACGGGTCATATGTGAGGTCAGAGGGCGACTTTCAAATCACATCGTTTCATTGGGCTGAAGAATAAAAAGTCctttgggttgtttttttgGTACATCTAGTCAGGTGGTTTAATGAGGAAACATTCACCCTCAATTGAAAAATATAAAGGAGGAGTTCAATAAAGACATGTTTGCTGCCAACTGGGATCTGCAAGTCTGGGTTTTCACTCTGTTGGAACACATACAAACCACAGACTGAAAGACatgaaaaatattttctttattacaaTATTCTCCACATGTACCTGTTAGTAAAAAGGTGCATTGCTGCGTTAGTGAACTGTGCAACGTAGTGTTGTAATCAatataaaaaacactttaaattaaGCCAAGTCATAGTTTTGGACATGCTCATTCTTCCGTGTCCATAATCCTGAAGAAGCTGAAAATTAgaagatgtttatttttattttttaaaactcCACATCACTACAAACACGTCCCTTTTTGATCCTAGTGAACATGAACTATTCAGTCATAACAACAATCACAATTCCACAAATCATCAAGGACCATATGAATGACTCACCGCTACATAATATGCGTTTGTATGAATGAAGTCAATGTCATGAGTGAAGGAtgaacagttaaaaaaaaaacttccagtAGCTGTACTCGGTGCAATGCAcgagtggaaaaacaaatgtacaAAGTCCTTTTAAATATTCACAAGTTAAACTAATTACAACCAAAAATATTTAAGGCGTCTTCAGTTGAAATCTGTACAATCACATATAATTAACGATTAGCCCTTTAGGGAGAAGAACAGAAAGCAGAACAAGTTGGGTGTTAATGCTTCATTAGTCGACGGCGCTAAAGGCTGCAGCTGAGGGACACGGTGGTTTAATGTTGATGTGGGATGAGATGAACAtcaaaaaaaagacagaacgCTTGACTGGAGTGGTGTTCGTGAGAGAAGCCTTTTACAAAGCCAGTCGCAGTTTTCAGCATTAACACGTCGTTACCCCGTCGCCGAGCTCTCTGACAGCCTGTAAACGTCATTGCACTTATTTTGAGGTTTTCAAGGTTTTGTTCTTAAAAGAAATTTGTATTAATTAATTTTGCATTTTCAAACCCAGATGCACAACCAATTAGATCtcattaatttaataaatacaaaaaaagagtaaaaaatTTGAGCGGGCGCTCTGTTCAGCCTGGCCAAGTATTGAAGGTTTGTCATATCTTTCTGAATTTAGTAAACTGGAGACAATCAtaattaatgactattaaagcaGATATAATTTGGTATTTGGCCAAGCTCAACGTACCCATTTTGGTATTTCAGTTAAATTTCGTCTTCTTGAACTGTTTTTGATTTTAGTTTTGGTGTTGTTTTAGTGCGAGGCAATCACTTTGTCAAGGCTGCAGTGGCTCTGGGACGAAGGTCTGACCTCGTCGTTGTCTGCTTCCAGGAGCGGGGAGAGGTCTGTGtctccccccgcctcctcccgccgGGCAAGCCGTCAGTCGCGGTGGCTGTCGCCCGGGGGCGTGATGCTGAAGACGCGAATGCGCAGGTGGGAGGCGATCTGGAGGCACACGCCTGTACAGTACCGCGTCAGATCCAGGAGAGAGAGAACCTGTGGAAAAGTCATCACATGCTTCTTTAGTGGCCGTGAACCAGTCCTTTGTGGGTTGGCATGTCATTTGACACTATTTCCTCTAAATGGTCTCAGTATGTGCACATTCCATCAGCCGCCCACACAGGTGCAGCTTCCTGATTAGATCAGTCCAGTGCAGCACGAACCAGGCCTGAAATGACAACTGTGTCAACTGTTCCTGGTGAATTCAGTAGGTTCAGTAACACAGACCCACCCAACCTGAGCCAACGTTTAAGCAGAGTAACTCTAAACACCTGTGAGAGCGTGCATGGACTCCAGAGGTTACAGCACTTACAGATATAGAGAAAAAGAAGTAAGATGCAAATCTGtgtcacaaagaaaaaaaactgtgatgaataaaattaattatGTTATGTAACTGTATTAGATTAAGGGTTTTGTTCCTAATCAGCAGGACAGAGCTACTATGAAGAAGGAAACCGTCTACTTTGAAGGTATGTATGTCTGTATTAATTAACTTTAATTTGTAATAACACGTGTCTCGGTCTCGTACTGACCATGGCGATCCAGAGAACTATGTGCTCGTCGATGAAGCTGTTGAAGTACTggttgaggaagaggaggctgggGCCTATAAAGGCTGTGTCTGGCAGGTGCAGCTCACTCTTCGTCATGTGCGCTATCTACACAGGAGACAGTGAGAGCATTAACCACGGTTTGCACCGAGTCACGGGATCAGTCGCAGGGTGCGTAGACGTACCACCAGCTTGTTGGAGATCTTGGCGATCACCATGCCGAAGGCGAGCAGGTACAGGCAGGGGTGATGCTCGAACAAGTGGCTTGACGACTTCTTGAAAATGATGAAGGCCAGTGTGAGAACGAGGCCGATGTGCAAACCGGGAGTCAGCACACTGGTGTCCTGAACAGAGGGCACGTCATTAAGGATGCATCATAGTCCATCAACCATACAGGTGTTTAACTGTGCGTGTGGACTTACAGCTACGGTGGAGCCGTTTTTGCCCACACCTCCATTTAAAATGACATAGAAGTAGTTGTAGCAGGAGTAGAGAGCTCCTCCAATGATGCCCAGGATGGGGAAGATGTACATCTTGAGGCCAATGACGGGCAACTGTGGAAACACACCGTAGTCATTTGGTCTGAGGACACGAAGGCCTCGTCCTCGAAGGAAGAAGAAAGGTGCTCGTATGGAAGCTGCAGTCATGCCGAGCGTGATGGGAGGGCGAAGCGGGTGACATTATCAGCTATTGGAGCCAGACCATGTCCGACGGATGACCTGCTGCCATGGCATTAGCTACCCATATTTACCTTCTCACTTCCCTCATGTGTTGTTAAGTGAAGCCTCCAAAGGCAGCACAGAGTAAAAGTAAAGCAcattctatttaaaaaaacactagtACTAAAAACTAGAGACTGATCAATATAGTGTAAAAACTACACTCAAGGAGAAACCCcactgttcctgtgtgtgtacagcgtgtGAGAAAGGGATTATTGTCACATACCGTAGCTTGCCAGAGGCTCACGCCGCCAAAAGCCGACATCAGATACATGATCATGATGGCAAACTGCACCTCTGTGACGTCAACCCTGTGAGGAAGGCGACAGGGAGCCGCGTCGTCAGAGAAGAGCAGCGCTGAGGAATAacgcgagtgtgtgcgtgactTACAGGCCGAAGCGCAGCGTTCCAGACACGTAGGTCTGCCAGTGGGCACagaagaacatgaacatccCGATGAAGCCGCAGAAGAAGATCCAGTTCGGTAAAGCGCCGATGCCACAGGAAATGCATGTCCCCACAGCAACAAAGACTGAAGGGCAACAAAAACAATGTGACCCTGACATTCTGGTGCTGGGATTTTGTTCCATTTAGACTTGATGTTTGTGTAAGCACCTGTGGAGACGGCGTCACAGCCATGGTCAAAGAGCTCTCCGAGGGGCGAGCTGCTGTTGGTCCTCCGCGCTTGTTTCCCATCAATAGCATCCAGAGACTGATAGATAAAGAGGCCCAGCGCACTCAGGATGAAGGCCCATGCTGGCGCcttgagagaggaggaggaggacaaaaagACTATTTATTGCTTCGgttctgtttgtgtgaaagGCATAAACCTGAAATAAACTGTTTGTTTATCAGTTATTACATCAAATAAAAAGATCCTTCACCCCAACAATTACAGTATCCTTCTTTACTTTTTGGTAGGTTTAGACTGACTGCACAGGACGGCTGACACCAGAGTTGGTTCCTCCAACTAGGATGAAGGTTATGGACCATCTGGACACTTGAGCGAGCCAACGGTGTGTTTACCAatgcaatgtgtgtgtgcttgtgagAGAGATAGATTTCCCAGAGAGTTCAAGAATCCCACGCTGTCTACAGTAAATATTCAGAGACCCTGCTGCTTTCCTCTAGAGCAGGGGTCTGCacccctggtcctcgagagccagtGTCCTGGTGGTTTTCCAATTCTCCCCGCTGATTaccttgttcaggtgtgtcagttagctgctgattggataAACACACCGGGTCAAGGTCAAGATACTGTCTGTCAAAGACCAGGGTTGCAGACTCCTCCTCTAGAGGCCACAGTCAAAGGGTCTGTGCTCTGAGAGTGGATGTTTGCTTtcctcactgactgactgtaaCAGCAGAGGAAAGTGACAGTGACAGCACATTGCACGGACTGTGGACCTGGTTGCAAGGTGTAAcgctgataaacacacacacacacacacacacacacacacacacacacactcctatgGAGGAGATAAGTGGACCATAGGTCGCCTGCCAGCTCAGAGAGATGTTCCAAGGATCAGCCTTGTATTTTAAGCAAAACAGTAGTTGTGTGTCTAGGGCAATTTCACAAAACAACTAGTTCCTTGTTGATTTACTGACTAGTCCGTGTTCATGGTAACTGAGCAAAAGAAGCTGGCTTCTGCGTTGTGTCACCAACCGCGTCCGGGTAAACACGACGTCAAAGCTGACAAGTTTCCAAGTACGCAAAAAGACCACGTGACCCGTCTAGTCCCAGTATAGTCCTCCCATTGAGGGGCGCGATTAAAACTGTCTACTGAAAACACGTTCTGATTAAGGTTCTGCCCTGAATTATCAAGCTTAAAACTGTAATCGGCGTCAGGAGCAACACGCATTAAGGAAgcagaaatgtgaaaaacactATTATTGACCTGGGGGCTGGAATGTAAAACGGATTAAAAACGTAGCCTCCAGGGATTAAAATTGTAACTGAATTTGTGGGCTTGCATTGATATGGACTGAGCAGATGTCCTCGTTAATGTAATTAAGCCAACATCTGAATTGAGGATTGGTGCCCGGGGACACGTCATTAGGGTTTGTTCTGTCAACTTCAGCGCTTACTCACCTCCTCTTTGGCCGTGGGACAATAATACACAAGAATCACCGTGGACACTATGTTGACCAGCAGTCCCACTATAGTCAGCGTGTTGGGTGCGACCCATGTCGGGATCTGCTGGACCAGCCAGTTCCAGTAGATCTGGCACGGCGGCTCGAACAGGGACCGACCAGACGCGCTGTACTTGTGCTCCTCCAAGCGCTTGAGTTGTGCGGGTGACAGCGGCTCCGGCCACAGGAAATGTGGCATCGTTCAAACGCCTCCTCACGCGTCGAATTACCGTCAGAAAACGTCCAAATCGCCTCGACTGGTGCCCCGGACAGGCCTAGTTTCTCTCTGTTGACTCCAAGAATTAAGGGCTCATTTGGCATTTATAGCTGACTCGAGGAGGCCATTTCCACAGCGGAACCAAAGAATGTCGATAGCACGTACGTTTCCGATCGAGCCGACAGGAAGTGAGGTACCGGAAGCTAATAATATAACTGTGCACTACGATCCTTACATATtgtatgtaaaatgtaattacaaaaaacaaatgccATAGTAAGTGTTtgcccatttaaaaaaaatctaaaaaaaactcatttttTCCTATTTCCTgttctaaaaatatattttttagcGTTAAGTAATTTATAAAttcactaataataataataataataataataataataataataataataataataataataataataataataataataataattgatgatcatcaataataataatcatcaataataatagaataaaatgaaatgtaattttatttaaaatatcttTGCCTTTAAAACAGCCATATCTTTTTAAATACTCTTGAAAAGTAAACTATAATTAAATAGGACTGCTTGAAATGATAGAAGCATTTTGACACAGCTTTGGTTTTCCATACGTAACcataatatttacaatattccTATAAAAATTCAAATATCAGCATGGTTTCTGAGTGTTGgcttttctgctctttgtcttaGGTAAGAGGTAAAACTTAAAGACAGGAGTAAATCTGAGTATGTTTGGATTTCATCTGTATATTTTTGTAAAGTTTGCATTAATCAGCCACAATATAATTTCTGAATGTACTTTAATTGTAATCCACATGTCTTAATTACAAAGTTAAAGGCTTTCACACATGACTGAGGTTCAATCAAGCCTCAAGTGCAGTGTGAATTCAAAAATCATGTGTCATGCAGAATATGTAATGGACTGTGCATAAACGTCTACATTTTCACAAATAAATAACCacaaaaaagtgaaataaacatTCACATTAACATGATTTGTCTTCAAAAGAAGACTCAACATATTCATTTACTGTGTCTAATGTTGCTAAAAGCTTTACTGTCTGTATAAAAATACCTTGATGTCATACAAACACCAAACTATAGTTATACATTCCCCCAAAACACTGCCAACATGCATCTGAGCTGACACGGAGACTTTCAAACGCAACCACGTGACAAAAAAAATGGCTTTTATTTTCTACAGTAACTAGctccacacctgcacacagcaTGCCACACCACAGTACACCCCTCCCCACACCTCTTGATCCATCTTGCTATCCACCTtcaagctgctgacgtcagcagcttagaAAAGAATATCACTTAAGTGtcttattgcacatttgttactTGTCCTGCTCGACAATTTTTGTCTCGTTCATGTACTTGTCAATCAAGTTTAGGGGCACTCCACGCTGCATGAGTTCGAAGAAGCTGAAACCTCCTAGAGGACAAGAGGAAAAAGGCTTTTATAATAGTGTTGGGAGggagaaggaagaaaaggaaggagacaCGCAGAATGCAAAGAGACCAGGAGTTCAGACATAGTCAGAATAACCCAGAGTTAGTTTTATTCACTTGATCCTTTGCACTTTTATTCAACACcagccaagaaaaaaaaaacacatactgGTATGCATACGTATTTGCTCATAGCATCACACTGCCTCACCATTTGCTGCTCAGGATTTCTCTGCAGGTTAGAAAGTTTGCAAACATCTCTCTTTACTTACCTTTTCTGTGGCTCGAGTTAATGGATAGCTAAGGGAATCTCGGGAAAAGCTGTCATGCaaatcatgttttattaaagctCAGTTTCCCTTTTTCGTCCTGCTTTTGTAGAGAAAGACGCTACAGTCCCACGGTGTGAGAAAAGCGAGGTTACGGATGCCGGTTGGAGGATGCATAATGAATGACATAAGCTTCATATGCCAAATCCATATGAAAGCTTACCTTCTATGAGAACATACATTCACAATTCTTGCATTTGGActgggggagagagaagagaataGGGGTTAACAAAATGTTTACATGGAGTTATATGTGTGCATCAGGGAGAACCGCTGAATTATTACTGGGCTCTTATATGAGGAGTTAACTGTGTGGCTTAAAGACGACGCTGGAATCTGTGGAGAACAAGAACATCACAGCTCTGTATGTTATGCCTACTGAGGTGTGACCGTGTGTTTATGAACAGGATGAACTGGATAGGACACAGGTGATAAACCTCTACATGTGGTGAAGATGAAGAAGTGTCACCAGATATTATGTGAACACACATgaacagattattattattatgatgccATTTCTCTTTTTATCAGCTAAGACTTTATTTTTGAATGTTTAAATGGTGCAGCTGGATTTAgtatatttctgcttttatctcAGCTACTGGTTACTTAACACGTCAGGACCAAATCCAGATACTTACATGTCGTCGCCTTACGTGTGCTCAGCCCAATAGAAGACTGTGAGACAGCTCAAACACTACAATACGCAGCTGGTTTCCCAAAGTTGTGTTGTTTAAGAATATTATTAGATTATAATTAACTAATTATTAATCCTAAAATAAACCagtgttatttttcttttttatgcaAATATTCAGTAATCTAAAAAAGAGGTGTGTTGTTATTAACCAACagataaattaaacaaaactaaCGTTGAGAAACCAGATTTGACTGTTGACAGATACTCAGGGAGGTGGCTCCTGTgccacactgacctttgacctccagcttGCAGTCCACTTGGGCTTCTCCCAGGTCATTGATGGCCTTGCAGGTGTATAAGCCTCCGTCATAAGGACTGGGCTTCCTGATCTCCAGAGTGCATACTCCCTGGTTGCTGAACATGCGGTAGCGTGGGTCGTCTAAGATGATGATCTTATTCTTCATCCAGACCACTTTGGCCTGCAGTAGATGAATATGGATGTCATAAATATGTCACTCAGATTATCTAAACCACACAGCAGCCACCCACCCTCGGGTTTGCACGGACGCTACAGTTCAGAGTAGTGTTGTAACCGGCAATGGCGAACGTGTTGATGAGCGGCTGCGTGAACTTCGGCGCCTCCTTAAAGTCGCGGTCGTTGTACTCGGGCGTCTTCACCTGCAAGCCTGTGGGGGGAAGGGTAAAGGAACGGGGTTGTGCATGATACTGGCACTGAGCGGTATCATGTGGGGGGCTCCCTATGTGATGAGGGAAAGACAACGTTGGTTTATTTATCATGGTCTCGGACAGTGACACCAGCGTTCAAGGGCCTGTCAGTCATAGACCAACCCACATAGCTTTGAAGGTGAGGGTGGAAAACATCACTGACAGTACCTTtcagaaaacagctgtggaaATAAACAGGCAGCAAATTATTCGATATGTCTGATGTTTGTTTTCGTTTTGGAAGCATTTTCCCAGTTTACGACAGAGTGACCTCAGACGCTGTCTTGCTACCGCCACTCTACCTTCTTTGACGATCAGGGCGCTCTTCTTGGTTTGAGTGGCAGCTTCACTCAGGCCGCACATATTCTCCGAGAAGATCCTGAAGAAGTACTCGTTGCCGACCACCAGCTCGGTGATGGTGATGCAGGTGCGGTGGTAGTGTTCGATGCATGTGAACCATTCCTGCAAAGTGGAGTCAAGCATGTGGCTGAAGTGTGGACTTTTGCCACATTTGTGTCATTTCAGCCAGTAAACTCTTTTGCTACCATCGTCTTCTTGTCCGCCTTTTGAATGGTGTAGCCTGTTATTGGAGCGTTGCCGTTGTCTTTGGGAGGGGTCCAGACCAGAGCAACGTTTCCTCCCCACACATCTTCAATTGTGACACACTGAGGGGGTCCAGGCAGGTCTAATAGCCAGAGAAGAACCCGCACACTTAATGTAGAGTACCGGTCTTAAAAATCGATAGAAGTCACAGTTTTTATCCCTCTTTATGCCAATATTGATCCATTTACTCACCTACAATCTGTATGTCTATTATTGCTGTGTCCTTATGGTTTTCAACCTGCACTGTCATCTCATACTTCCCAGAGTGGCTGCGTTCGGCCTTACGGATGAAGATGATGCTGTCACAGTCTGTGTTACGGATGCTGACGTGCGAGGGCTCTATGGGTTTGCCCTCCTTCAGCCAGGTGACCTTCGGCCGCGGTTTGCCCTGCAGCGTCGGATGGGTTAGTATTTGGAATAAAGGTGTGGCAGATACTGTAGAAACTGCATTCATGGTGGGCTGATTTACCATGAAAGGCACCACAAGGTTGACTGTTTCTCCAACTCTGCGGGTGTATGTCTGCTTGAGGTGTCGGGGGACGCGGATCTTGGGTGGTTCTGTGGGGAAATGAACCTCAGGTTGTAGGTTTGAGGTAAAGTAAGATTGTAGGTGTTAAGGCTTCACTCACCAATGACTTCTTTGACCAGGATAGAGTGCTGAAGCGTCCGAGGAGCGCTGGCTCCGGCGGCGTTGATGGCCTTGACTCGCACTAAAATCTTGCACCCTGGGCTCAGACCAGTGATCGTGTATTTGGTCTTTTCAGTCAGTTCCTTGTTGGATACCACCCAGTCAttggctgcagaggaaaaataATGTTAGGAGGCATAATTGCACCAGCTGGCAACGACAACAGGCCTGTCTGTATGTTTTCTTTGTGCTTGGTCACGGTGAGTTAATGCTGATTCTATCCTGCCCTCAGTCTTCATCTGTCATGAGTTCTTTCTTACTATTTGCATGAACTGATTCGTGGTCTCTCTTACAATGTTTAGGTTGACTCACTTCCTTCGATGCAGTACTCCACCAAGTACCCATCCAGACCAGCAGCTCCGATGGTTTCTGGAGGACGCCATTTCACAGTCACTGTGGTGTCGGTGACGTCGTCCACAACCAGCATGGTGGGTTCGCtggtgacagctgtgtgtggaggcgTGTTCCAGTTATTTTTAGCTATTTGATTCACAACAATGCATGTAAAGGAGATGGCAAGGCATCCATAATGGTAAACGAGAAACAAGAGCAGTggtccctctctctgtctcattgGCTGCTGTTCTGGCCTTCTATTCTTGTATTCTGAATCACGGTCAACTCCTACTGCACTGCTGACAGACCTGATCTTCTAAACCTCTAATCCGCAGATGATTTGGCAGCCATTATAAGACATAGTTAATAACCCCCTCTAAAGCTGCGGTGCATGGAGTGGAGGTCACAGAATGTTTGGGATGGCGGTCCACGCGGAGGAACAGCTGTGTTGCTGGGGTACCAAGGTCAGATAACACATGCACTGTTCCAGGCCCACTCTTTGAAACTTTCTCCCACTAATATGAAGTACAGTAGTGGTTAGACAAACTGAAGCCTTATGTAAGGGTGTAATACCTCCCTAGAGAGATTATTGGCAGCTGTTCAGTCTGCTAAGTGGATATTCCAGGAGACTACTTACCAAGAGGGGTAAACGCTTTAGACGGTTCACTGGGCTTGGACACACCTATCGCATTGATGGCAAAGATCCTCACTTCATACGGCACACCTTCAATCATCTTCTTGGGCTCGAATGAGGTTTCTTTGATTAGGTCAAAGTTCAGTCTCATCCATCTGGAgctctgtttcttttttctctcaATAAAGTAACCTTTGAAGGGGATGAGAAGATCAGTATTGGATCATAATTTTATCCTCTTTCTTGTCTGGATGTACCGGTTAAATATATGACAGACTGCTTTTTTGCTGACGTTTGATCAAAGCTTTACCTAAAATTGGTGAACCTCCATCATATTTCGGAGGTTCCCATGTCATAGAACACCAGTCACCACCCACCACTGGGACTAGAGGAGCGTCTGGAGGATCCGGGATGTCTGCAGATGCCACAAAACCATACTTAGGCTTCAAAAAGCTTCCAGCTCTCCATGTGGTCTGCAGATTCAAATGTTTTGCAATCTCTTACCCACGACCTTGATTTTGATGCTGGCGGAGGCCTCTCCCGCCTCATTCTGCAGGACTATTTTGTAGTTTCCAGagtcctccctctctgtgatcTCAATCGTCAGACTCGTTTGGTCACCGTATGTTTCAGCTCGAACACGGTGGCCTGATTCAAGAATTACCTGAGGCATGATAGTTAATCACAAGCCTGAGATAAAGTCAGCAGacttttttaattgctttagGTGTAGAGatgtaaatatttgaaaatgtTTGGGTTGGTATCAAGTGTCTGTGAGAGATGCACTGAGCTCACCCGTTCTCCCTTCATCCACACCACTCGTGGTGCTGGTTCTCCACTAATGGGGATCTCCAAGCGAAGTTTGTTTCCTGCCACCACTGTCATAGTGTTGTCTGGGAGGTTCAAGCTGTCTAAGTGCACCCTAGGCGGGTCTGTCAAGAATAAAACAGACGTTGCACTCAACGGCTGAAACCACGTAGCAACACATGCAAACTGATGAGGAATCATTTCTGTACCAATGATGTGGATTTTGGCTGAGAGACTCTGTGAATATCCCTCAGGTACAAAGGTGTAATCTCCTGCATCATGAAGTGAGCTGGTCTCAATTTCAAGTCTGTGGACTCTGCAAACCAACCAAAAACATCAGTCAGTAGTTGCTTAATGCTGTTTGGGAGTCACGGCGTTAAGACGAGCAGACATACTTGTTTCTGTGTATGATGTTGATGCGGTCGTTGGGCTGGATCAGCTGCCCGTTCCTGTACCACCGGCCTGGGACGTTGCCTGGGAAGATCTCACAGTGCAGTTTGATGGGTTGGCCCAGCATCACCGTCATATCCTGCAGGTCCACGAAAACCTTTAGAGGTTTCACTGAAAGGAAAGTAGAGCATGATAGAGAAAATTAATCTTAAACACTATTTATTCAAGTAATAGAAACTGTTGTGATTCAGGATTCCACATACAGTCAACCTGTACGTGAGCCTCAGACGTGCCGCCAGTGGCCATGATGGAGTACGTTCCCGTATCCTCTCTGGAGGCATCATCAATCACCAAGTAGTGCTTGGTTCCCTCACTCTTAACCCGGTATCTGGAGCGCACGCCTGTTGGGACCTCAACGCCATTTTTCATCCTGCAGGACGAAGGAGCATTGTAAATTCTCTTGCACGTATGTTGATCACATAGCAGCAGTCTTGAGGCCGACACAGTTCTAAGTCTCACCATTTGACTTGAGCCCCTTCCTCTGACACCTCACACTCCAGCTCAATCCTCTCATTCACCGTAGTCTTCACAGGCTCTATACCTTTTATTATCTTAACGGGCAACTCTgcaggacagagcagcaggagggaacTGATCAGGGCCCAACTGGCATGTAAACAAGTCTGCAGCACATTCATGTACTTCTTGGTAAGTTGAGTTGTGAAAGGTTAATGACGTCACCTTTGACAAACAGCTCAGTGGTGCACTTCTCATCTCCTGCAGCTACAGCGTAGGCTGCATCATCGTTCATGGTGCAGTTGTTAATGACCATAATCCTCTGAGTGCCCTTATGCTCAAAAATATACCTGAACAGGAATTCAACTAGTTAAATCACCGGTAGGAGAAAAACAGTCAGACAGGACAGTTTGGAACGTAAAGATATGAATCTGTGTTGCTTCAAACTGTTAATTTGATTGAAAAAGCAAAAtatcacaaaatataaaataccgTATGAAAATA
Above is a window of Betta splendens chromosome 9, fBetSpl5.4, whole genome shotgun sequence DNA encoding:
- the mybpc1 gene encoding myosin-binding protein C, slow-type isoform X15, which codes for MPEPTKKDEMPNGQPEEDASSAKKLSVDLPNDSVPAMGRKDSVWSLGEGQAPEDLDKPIDNPPLSILLIEKPQSASVPVGGDITFVAKVEAKDLLRKPTIKWFKGKWMDLASKTGKHLQLKETFERATKIHTFEMHIIKAKENYAGNYRCEVTYKDKFDSCSFDLEVKETEQGTQNIDIRSAFKRSSEGQEDAGELDFSGLLKHREPKQQDDTPEVDVWEILKNARPDEYEKIAFMYGITDLRGLLRRMKKIPKEEKKSEAFAKRLEPAYQVDKGGKIRLVVDLADPTVDLKWYKNGQEIRPTPNQRKYIFEHKGTQRIMVINNCTMNDDAAYAVAAGDEKCTTELFVKELPVKIIKGIEPVKTTVNERIELECEVSEEGAQVKWMKNGVEVPTGVRSRYRVKSEGTKHYLVIDDASREDTGTYSIMATGGTSEAHVQVDLKPLKVFVDLQDMTVMLGQPIKLHCEIFPGNVPGRWYRNGQLIQPNDRINIIHRNKVHRLEIETSSLHDAGDYTFVPEGYSQSLSAKIHIIDPPRVHLDSLNLPDNTMTVVAGNKLRLEIPISGEPAPRVVWMKGERVILESGHRVRAETYGDQTSLTIEITEREDSGNYKIVLQNEAGEASASIKIKVVDIPDPPDAPLVPVVGGDWCSMTWEPPKYDGGSPILGYFIERKKKQSSRWMRLNFDLIKETSFEPKKMIEGVPYEVRIFAINAIGVSKPSEPSKAFTPLAVTSEPTMLVVDDVTDTTVTVKWRPPETIGAAGLDGYLVEYCIEGTNDWVVSNKELTEKTKYTITGLSPGCKILVRVKAINAAGASAPRTLQHSILVKEVIEPPKIRVPRHLKQTYTRRVGETVNLVVPFMGKPRPKVTWLKEGKPIEPSHVSIRNTDCDSIIFIRKAERSHSGKYEMTVQVENHKDTAIIDIQIVDLPGPPQCVTIEDVWGGNVALVWTPPKDNGNAPITGYTIQKADKKTMEWFTCIEHYHRTCITITELVVGNEYFFRIFSENMCGLSEAATQTKKSALIVKEGLQVKTPEYNDRDFKEAPKFTQPLINTFAIAGYNTTLNCSVRANPRAKVVWMKNKIIILDDPRYRMFSNQGVCTLEIRKPSPYDGGLYTCKAINDLGEAQVDCKLEVKGGFSFFELMQRGVPLNLIDKYMNETKIVEQDK